The following coding sequences are from one Methanosarcina sp. WWM596 window:
- a CDS encoding polysaccharide biosynthesis C-terminal domain-containing protein, which translates to MISNLQNKIHYINFIHDPLFKNAFFLMLSCISTAGFGFIFWMLAAKYYSASDVGIATGIISSMTLIVYLSRLGLDYSIIRFFPTHDKCRVFNTSTVIPTFVALIFGSIFIADVHFLSPELIILRSPLYALFYFISLASSSVIFMAGIAFVAIREAEFQLYMNLIVGSRVLFLMLFISLGAIGIFYAVGASFFFAFIVALVLIIKSGINPKLEVDNKYLTDSFNFSAGNYLTGLFMTVPTMLLPIIILNMHLVEQAAYYYIVYGIVLLLFMIPDSISTSLFVEGSNGQSLKKTVIRALIIIFLLLIPIALFLYLYGDWILGFIGQDYVAGGLGVLKLMIFASFFVVVNNVYFAIKRIQKDTKEITVLSGIICVLLIGFSYLLIPTLGILGIGYAWIISYGVGALIIAIRVWRNR; encoded by the coding sequence ATGATTTCAAACCTTCAAAATAAAATACATTATATAAACTTTATTCATGATCCGTTATTCAAAAATGCCTTTTTTCTCATGCTTTCATGTATTTCTACTGCAGGTTTTGGATTCATTTTTTGGATGCTGGCAGCAAAATATTATTCTGCAAGTGATGTAGGAATTGCAACTGGAATTATATCTTCGATGACATTAATTGTTTATTTATCAAGACTTGGCCTTGATTATTCAATTATCCGTTTTTTTCCCACACATGACAAATGTAGGGTTTTCAACACATCTACAGTTATTCCAACATTTGTTGCATTAATCTTTGGTTCAATATTTATAGCAGATGTGCATTTTTTATCACCAGAACTCATTATATTAAGATCCCCACTATATGCACTTTTTTACTTTATATCACTTGCTTCAAGCTCTGTGATATTTATGGCGGGCATCGCTTTTGTTGCAATAAGAGAAGCAGAATTTCAACTGTATATGAATCTGATTGTGGGCTCCAGAGTATTATTCTTAATGTTATTCATATCTCTAGGAGCAATTGGAATTTTCTATGCGGTAGGTGCTTCATTCTTTTTTGCATTTATTGTTGCTTTAGTGTTAATTATAAAGTCCGGAATAAATCCAAAACTAGAAGTAGATAATAAATATTTGACTGATAGTTTTAATTTTTCTGCAGGGAACTATCTTACAGGTCTGTTTATGACTGTTCCTACTATGTTATTACCAATCATCATCCTGAATATGCATTTGGTTGAGCAGGCAGCTTATTACTACATTGTATATGGGATTGTGCTTTTGTTATTTATGATTCCAGATTCGATCAGTACATCATTATTTGTTGAAGGAAGTAATGGTCAATCATTAAAGAAAACTGTTATTCGAGCATTGATCATTATATTTTTGCTTCTAATCCCAATTGCATTATTTCTCTATTTATATGGGGACTGGATACTTGGATTTATAGGGCAAGATTATGTTGCAGGGGGTTTAGGTGTTTTAAAACTAATGATTTTTGCGAGTTTTTTTGTGGTAGTGAATAATGTCTACTTTGCGATAAAGAGGATTCAGAAGGATACTAAAGAAATTACAGTACTCAGTGGAATAATTTGCGTTTTATTAATAGGATTTTCATATCTGCTTATACCCACTCTTGGAATTTTAGGAATCGGGTATGCCTGGATAATTAGTTATGGAGTTGGAGCGTTGATAATTGCAATTCGAGTATGGAGAAATAGATGA
- a CDS encoding DUF362 domain-containing protein, which yields MKESKNNHSHNSNDISHSHNFSHSGKIPVKYRIKHLWHKIENSFVFMALASFFWLLYKSGTKPSRIVYPCQKAAAASLSTFVILAIISSPLFIYMKKIQTFFAHDSKLSRSLLFITIIAAIFGVFLAIDYYSSMPMNSPVGPGLEGKVLSPSEQVNLGTQSEYATIPAAYDLPSPHRVVTVHDSNSSTWEGEGNPNNYINQTEIDKMVDIGIMELTGTTSPQDGWRKIIPYENGQSVAIKMNFNNNWYFSSSGFYYDDNSNINMLNYAAVVNSVIRGLKSIGVPSDKIWITDPSRPVHDQFRERIEDKGVQYYINQNCGAYIEGRPNVYVTGYVSDSSVYASTSTTYDEKIRPAQVFADATYIINMPQLKGHGYSNVGRVTLGLKNNFGSVHYTANALGDCPAHKAEPFAKLLADINNNSVFRDKTRLIVGDGIMGNPDINYGPPTLWKSFGNKPPETLFFGVDPVATDSVMVDYIRREAGPQATGLVQSYAAALGLGVAESWNDQEKYTYIDYHPIDLDSQM from the coding sequence ATGAAAGAGAGTAAAAATAATCATTCTCATAATTCTAATGATATATCTCATTCTCATAACTTCAGTCATTCAGGAAAAATTCCTGTTAAATATAGGATAAAGCATTTGTGGCATAAAATAGAAAACAGTTTTGTATTCATGGCTCTTGCAAGCTTTTTTTGGTTACTATATAAGTCCGGAACAAAACCATCAAGAATTGTTTATCCTTGTCAAAAAGCTGCTGCTGCTAGTCTAAGTACATTTGTAATACTTGCAATAATATCATCTCCACTTTTTATATATATGAAGAAAATTCAAACTTTTTTCGCCCACGATTCTAAATTAAGTAGATCATTATTATTTATAACAATAATAGCTGCTATATTTGGAGTCTTTTTAGCAATTGATTACTATAGTAGCATGCCAATGAATTCTCCAGTTGGACCTGGATTAGAAGGAAAAGTTCTATCCCCATCTGAGCAAGTAAACCTGGGAACTCAAAGTGAATATGCAACAATTCCTGCTGCATATGATTTACCGTCTCCTCATAGAGTTGTAACGGTTCATGATTCGAATTCTTCTACCTGGGAAGGAGAGGGAAATCCGAATAACTACATTAATCAAACTGAAATCGATAAAATGGTAGATATTGGAATAATGGAATTGACCGGAACAACATCTCCCCAAGATGGATGGAGAAAAATAATCCCATATGAGAATGGACAATCAGTTGCAATAAAAATGAATTTTAATAATAATTGGTATTTTTCATCGAGTGGATTTTATTATGATGATAATTCAAATATAAACATGCTCAATTATGCCGCAGTTGTAAATTCAGTAATAAGAGGATTGAAGTCTATTGGTGTACCTTCAGATAAAATATGGATAACTGATCCATCAAGACCTGTGCATGACCAGTTTAGAGAAAGAATAGAAGATAAGGGAGTGCAATATTATATAAATCAAAATTGTGGTGCATATATTGAAGGAAGGCCAAATGTTTATGTAACCGGTTATGTTTCTGATAGCTCGGTATATGCATCAACAAGCACAACATATGATGAAAAAATAAGACCTGCTCAAGTATTTGCTGATGCAACCTATATAATTAATATGCCTCAGCTAAAAGGACATGGATATTCAAATGTTGGAAGAGTGACTTTGGGTCTAAAAAATAATTTTGGAAGTGTTCATTATACTGCTAATGCGCTTGGAGATTGTCCTGCGCATAAAGCGGAGCCTTTTGCAAAACTTTTGGCAGATATCAACAATAATTCAGTTTTTAGAGATAAAACAAGGCTAATTGTAGGGGACGGCATAATGGGCAATCCTGATATAAATTATGGTCCCCCTACTTTATGGAAGTCATTTGGAAACAAGCCACCAGAAACTCTTTTCTTTGGAGTCGATCCGGTAGCAACAGACTCGGTCATGGTGGATTATATAAGAAGAGAAGCAGGTCCACAGGCGACAGGTCTTGTTCAATCTTATGCAGCTGCCCTGGGATTGGGAGTCGCAGAATCCTGGAATGATCAAGAAAAATATACCTATATAGATTATCATCCTATAGATCTTGATAGTCAAATGTGA